tgatgctttaggcgtcttgtttgttcatgttagagctaaacttccatagtgggagttctatttactcaagtcagtggtttgcatgtttagcatctcatacctcacggagtaactccccAATTATTCACCCTTCTTTCTTCCTCTTTCAGATGAGACTGACGAGCATGAGTGATTGCTATCGGGCTGGTGCTTTGGGagttttatttccttttttttcagaCTTGCAGTTTTTATGCTTTTACCGATTTTTTCgagatttattatgttatttggatttatggctATTTATTGGATTTACGACTTTGGAATTGACTTTTGAGAAGTAATAATGGAAATTtcagactttttatttatttaagttattttggaaaatacggGTGTTACACAAACGTTACAGTATTCACATTGTTGACCATATCAAACACTTGCCTTGTTTGATCATGGTTTCGAACAAACTTCATGCCTCCATTACAAAGATTGCAAATACCTGATAAGACAAATAACTATCGGATTTACTTGATTATAGGCTATATCcttttgattaatttaaaatgttacctaTCACACGCCTCTTTTGAGTGATTATAGGCTTCTTTACGTATGGTGGAATTTTAGAGATTTATaggaattaaaaaaagaaaaaaaatttgtgaagaaaaaagaaaacgtGTGTAGTGGATTGTTTGAAAAACCGTTGTCTACATGAAtttttttacattatattttttatagattttattttaaattttgaaaacattgcTTATGCTTTAAAGGATTTGCTAAATTCATCGACTAAAACGAGTAGTATTATATTCATGTTATAAAACAAGAGAATATAATATGTATGTTTATttcttattcataaacataaggagccctttatatatagagaattacACTGTCATAGACTAATGGAAAGACTAGAGAAAGGAaaaacaaatatggaaagagtacaaattataaactaataaggaaaagagaaactagggtttctctctctctccagccaccggctctctctctctctctctctagggcgcggccgtctctctctctctctaggtatgGGCCggtttatggaccgggccggttatggacatccacaatatgatttataacactccccctttgATGCCATAATCATACAGAGTTTGTAATACACtttagatgttgcctcattaaaaccttaccaggaaaacccagtgggacaaaaccatggtgaaggacaaagagtacaacacgtattactccccctgttttgaacatcactgaaggtctttcagtctacgcatcccaatctgatgtgtgagcttcctgaacgtgcagtTAGGAAGTGATTTGGTGAACAGGTCAGCTGAGTTGTCACTGGAACGCACTTGGTTGACTTGGACCTCGCCggctttctgaagctcgtgcgtgaagaagaacttaggcagtATGTGCTTTGTCCGGTCTCCTTTGATGTAGCCATCCTTAAGCTGAGCAATGCAtgctgcattgtcctcatacatcacggttggTGCGTCCTTGCCTTCGGACATCCCACAATCAACTCGAACATGTTGGGTCATGGATCTTAACCATACACATTCGCGGCTGGCCTCGTGAATGGCCAAGATTTCTGAATGATTTGATGAAGTGGCCGcgatcgtctgcttcatggaacgccatgatatggccgttccaccatgtgtaaacacatagcctgtctgtgatcgagcattaTGTGGATCCGAAaaataacctgcatcagcaaaaccaactaaaccttctttgttttggttagtataaaatagacccaagtctttcgttccttgcaggtaacgaagaacatgtttaatctcgttccagtgcctttgggttggaCAAGAGCTAAATCTAGACAATAaattcacggcaaaacatatatctggtcgtgtgtgactagccagatacatcaaagctcctttggcactgagatatggcacttcgggacctaggacatcttcatcgtccatcttagaacagaatggatcagtgtccaggccgagggacctcacgaccatggggctcGACAACGGGTGAGACTCggccatattaaatctcttgagtaccttttctgtatatgccatttgatgcacaaggatttcatctcttatgtactcaagttgtaatcccaaacagaatttcgtttttcctagatctttcatctcgaattctttcttaagatattcaactgtttgggaaatctctccagaggttcctaggatattcaaatcatcaacatacacttcTATTACAAAGCCCTAGCcaaatttctttataaagatacaatggCTGATCGGATCATTCTTATATCCCTCTTTCACTAAGTACTCacttagtctattgtaccacattcggcctgattgtttcaatccataaagtgatttattcaactttatacagtgttgttctcgagtactcgatttgtttttcaactctgtacctctggtactttcatataaatctcattatccagtggcccatataagtatgcagttacaacattcattaaccgcaagtctaatttttctcttatagccagacttatcaggaatctaaaagtagtagcatccaccacaggggagtatgtctcctcataatctattcctggtctttgtgagaatccttgtgcaacaagccgtgctttatatctaaCGACATTACCATGttcgtttctctttctcacaaagacccacttatggccgactggtttaacatcataAGGTGTCCAGACTATTGGTCCAAACACATCTCTCTTCTTTATagagtttaactccacgtttatagcttctttccatttgatccaatctgatcgttgagtgcactcataaatagacgtggattcatgatcctcattatcATCCATGATTTCAAGTGCTACATTGCatacaaatatatcatcaatgtcgacattctttctgtTCAATTGTATCTCAGAtaagacatagtttattgagatcACATTATTATCTGGACcttcagtaccttgaatcttggcgtcccaagaatcagTATTAGATACATCAGGGCCGGCCGCATGTAAGCATTCATGATCGGCCGCGGCTAAGTCCCAGGATTTAGGAACGGCCGCGGTCGTGTCTAGGGTTTAAACAACCTCGGTTTCAATCTCTGCATCTTTCttagttttccgagggttcttatctttggaacctattggtctaccacgtttcaaacattgtttagactctgtagcaacttgattgtgtccctcttgaacatcaattcttattggtgcattagcagctggtatatatgacttagtcactcttttcgggtcagcaaaggaatctggcaattgattagctagcttttgtaaatgtataatcttttggacttctaaatcacactcttgagtccgaggatctttccaagataaggatgtttgattccatgtaatttctCTTACCAGTTTActgctatctccccctaatgttggatgttcggattcatcaaagagacaatccgcatacctggctttaaataaatcacccgtaagtggctcaaggtattttataatcgtgggggaatcatatccaacatatatccctaTCCTCCTTTgaaggtcccatctttgttctctatGGTGGTGCAATTGGCACATAGACGGCACAgccaaatgtcttaagatgaGATATGTCTGGCTTATGACCCGTAAATaattgtaatggggaatatctacGTTCACTAGACGGTCTTATACGAATCAGTTCGGCCGTGTACAAGACCGCGTGTCCCCAAGCTGTGGCCGGAAGCTTAGACCTCATAAGAaatggtctagctattagcTAAATTCGTTTTATGAATGACTCGGCCAAGCCGTtatgtgtatgtacatgtgccacggagtgttccacacttacccccatggacatatagtaatcattaaacgcttgggacgtgaactcaccagcattggtcTCTATCATTCCGACCTTAGCATAGTAAAAGGCTAGTAGAGAGCACATGTATagactctaggactttcttatagccttggctgatctctatgatctgaacgaactctttgtttccttcgcccttagtctcaatatgaaagccattcatttgaatgtctttaaagctcaataggtttttcttagagctgggtgaatacaatgcatcagaTATCTCTAGATGCGTACCCTTAGGCAACATGATATTAGTCTGGTCGTAGCCCTCTATGAGACTTTAGAgacttttatatcaaaaactttcattcattaataaaataagttcaaagcaatcaaaacgtagaaaacacaaagcaaagaacacaaaacaaTAGATGGCCGAAATCAAATttgatcttttaaacaatcAGACGTTTCATACTCCATGAGATCGTCTtgttcatgattgaaatcatcttcaccatcttgataagtcatatgagctttaggattcttccctttcaaactctcttggtagaggtcaacgagatgtttgggagtcctacatgtcttagcccaatgattatccataccacatccatggcacacggatttggtcgagttttgtgGTTTAAATGATGTACCACGGCCTCGGCCATGACCACGGCCTCCATAAGAGTTTCCTTGGCCACGGCCATATAAGTTGCCTCGGCCTCGACCAAACGAGTTTCGGCCTCGACCACCacgtccatgccattttccacgACCACGGCCGTGTTGGCTATGGACATTGTTCGACTCTTTTTTATCCTCTATGGTCAcatgtgcctcaggtaatgggtttgctccaggaggtctcaattcactgtttctcatcaacagttcattgttctgctcagcgagcaagagacaagagatcagattagcataaCTTGTGAAGCCCTTCTCTCGGTattgttgttgtaacaacacattgcttgtgtggaaggtggaaaaggttttctcaagcatatccttatctgttatatcctcaccacatagtttcaatttagaaactatcttaaacagggccgagttatactcgtccacggacttgaagtcctggattctgagattcctccaatcatacatagcctttggtaataacaccgttctctggtgatcatatctcgttttcaactctgtccaaaggtctagaggattctcaatagtcaaatactgatctttgagactctcaataagatgatggcgtataattaatatagctccatatctatctttctcacttgcattattgccctcggtgatacattcactgagtcccttggattttaggatgatcttagcatcaagtgcccattgcaagtaattatctccagagagatttagggcagcaaaatccaagttgttgattttcgacatctgaaatcatatgtttCATTCTTAGGATTTATAATGTTCTTATAATGCATACAAGACAATCAGATAAGCAGGTCACACGACCAAACGGATATGATGCATTCAGTTCATACGattatgcatgcatgatatgctaacaagccgcacggccaaaCAATCCGAACACGCATAATGCAAgacaagccgcacggccaagAGTATGAACAATCTTAGCAATCGGTTTCTATATGATCTTAATGCAATCGGTTATTCATCTTTAGCAAGAACGATTCTAAGTGATCATGAAACCTCAATAAAACAATCAAGCAATGCATCAAGGGGTTTAGTTACTATCAACCTAACGATCATATTCAATGAGATTaatgcaattagggtttcaatATGAACAAGCCGGTCGGTTTCATGTTTTAAACAAGATGAGAACTAATCAACTTAGGCGATTTCTATCGCAAGATAACATTCAATTAGTTCATCAattcaatcaaccaaattcaagTATGAGAttaatcaatcctagcaatcggtTCTATGTGAtgataatcagattcaaaacattcaatcacgtaaacaatcaaatcaaatttcgaTTAGGGTTTGCATGGTATGCATGCGGCTAGGTTTTAgggaattagggtttcgattttaatcAAGCAATAAGATTCAATTTAGGCTATTAGGGATTGGATCTGTTGCCTTAGGGTTTGGTTCTTAGGTTTTAGTTTTACCTAAACCTCAAGTTGGGTTGAATGAACCACCGAATAGAGAAGAACGCGAGCTGATCATTGCTGTCCGATCGCGAACGGGTTGCTGTCTGTCGCGAATGGATTGAAGCTGAGACGAGTCGCGAACGGGAGCAAGCAGCTATCGGGTCGTGAACGTGCTGGCTATCGAACGGTATCGCGTCGAGCAGGCTGAGATCGTGTCTCGCGAACAGGCTGAAGTCGCGAGCTGAGGAACGGACTGAGGTCGCGTGCTgagatcgggaacgccttgagtATGGGTTTTAGGTTCTCGGtcagattagggttcgtcgtcgggtttagggtttatcgccaggatgagattagggttttagggttcggactttagcttagggtttagagcgtaatcgtgctgataacgtgttgtaaaacaAGAGAATAGAATTTGTATGTTTATttcttattcataaacataaggatccctttatatatagagaattacaccgtcataaaataatggaaagactagagaaagaaaatacaaatatggaaagagtacaaatcataaactaataaggaaaaggaaaactagggtttctctctctccagccaccggctctctctctctctagagcgcggccgtctctctctctctaggtatgGGCCGGTTTATGGACcagaccggttatggacatccacaatatgatttataacaattcaAATAGTTTTCattgaaataatttttgaacaaccattcatttaaatttttcaaaatttaaaaataataattttctccaaatatagattagttaattttatctttagtctaaaatcagtaaaaataaagtttagaaaAGAGGTTTAGAAAAGTTAGAGGCCGTAAGAAAAAACTGAATGAAAATAAGAGaggaaaggaaagaaaaaaccCTAAAAAGAAGTTGGGAGGGTAAGATCGTCAACTCAAAATAGAATCGATCGCTTATTTATAAACTACAATTCACTCATCACGCGATTAGGGAatcgaggaagaaacaaaaagaaacatggCGGATCAGCTAACGGATGACCAGATCTCCGAGTTTAAGGAAGCCTTCAGCCTATTCGACAAGGACGGAGATGGTCTCTGATCTCCTAATTTTCTATTCAGTTTGTGTTTATTTCCAGGAAGATCTACTTTTCGATTTGCCCAGTATTTGATTGCTTTAAGTCTCTTTTTCTTTGGCTGTTTACCTGATTTGATTTTCTGAACCAACTCTCTGTCAGATCCTCGCGAATGGTAGCATTCAGATTGATTTTGTAGATGTTTTCTTATCTACGATTAGTGGAGCATTGTTGCTTACCTTATTGACCATTGCGTTCATTCGTAGCCTTAAAAAGAGACTTTTGTATGTTTCTTGCTACATTGTATGCCACTTTGGTAGACTTCTTTTTTGAATAAGAAATCAAACTTTTTCTTCATCATTGCGATCTTGACATATGACCTGGGTGTTTGTTCTTCTTTTAGGCTGCATCACCACAAAAGAGCTCGGCACTGTCATGAGATCACTTGGTCAGAACCCAACTGAAGCTGAGCTCCAGGACATGATCAACGAGGTTGACGCTGACGGGAACGGAACAATTGATTTCCCTGAGTTCTTGAACCTCATGGCCCGCAAGATGAAAGACACTGATTCTGAGGAAGAGCTTAAGGAAGCCTTCAGGGTTTTTGACAAGGACCAGAACGGTTTCATCTCCGCCGCTGAGCTCCGTCACGTCATGACTAATCTTGGTGAGAAGCTCACTGACGAAGAAGTTGATGAGATGGTCCGAGAGGCTGACGTCGATGGTGATGGCCAGATCAACTATGATGAGTTCGTCAAAGTTATGATGGCAAAGTGAGACTCTTCTTTTTTCCTTTCAATCTCTCTAAACTGAAAAGCAAGTACAGATTTGCTtccttgttttgttttcttgattctGACCTTCGTTTGCTTTGCTTTGCTTTTATTATTTGGTTACTCTGTTTCGTTTTTTGTTTGCGACCTTCCTACCGTGCCTCGCTGAGATCTTACCATACACAAACGAAAACCACTTCAAGTTCACCGCTTAACACAACATTCTTTACCAAAAACCTTTACCGCTCAAAATAACATTTGTGACTTTCAAAAATTCACTTAAAGGTATGATTGATATGCTAGTTAACAAGGCTGTGTTGCCTCACACCAGAGGCATTGACCCTAAGATCTTATCTTTTAAAGGTTAAATTCAtagatattacaaaaaaaacttgttaACAAAAATgagaactttttaaaaataataatattcattaaacaaaaaaaaattagattagcTTAAACTCTAACCTAAATTTTAATTCTAGCCCACCCCTTAAATACTAAACCGTTAATCCTAAATTCCTAATCACTAAAgtcaatatacatatataaatatatttgattcattatttaaattataaataaaaacatttttttacattttaagaatgctattttgaattatttttcttCTGTGTCATTTTGAgggtattttcttatattttaaaataaaaacaaaacaatctaTCTGTGTATTAACACTTTTTCTTTACGATAAAGTAagctattttatattttaattgcaCGTTTTGAACAACATATTTTTATTGCACTGAGATATGATATTTGGATTTATGATGAGATAAAGTGTTGACCGTTCCTATAAATATCATGGCTTATCTTTTAGGATTTCTTGACTATGTTAAATTATCTGTAAGTTTTACTCTTTTtaacaattatttaaaattttgtctatattatataaatatttttattagtttgtaGGT
The window above is part of the Brassica napus cultivar Da-Ae chromosome C3, Da-Ae, whole genome shotgun sequence genome. Proteins encoded here:
- the LOC106353562 gene encoding calmodulin, whose protein sequence is MADQLTDDQISEFKEAFSLFDKDGDGCITTKELGTVMRSLGQNPTEAELQDMINEVDADGNGTIDFPEFLNLMARKMKDTDSEEELKEAFRVFDKDQNGFISAAELRHVMTNLGEKLTDEEVDEMVREADVDGDGQINYDEFVKVMMANKLRKCATNKKKKTKKKKTKNAKQNEKQMIRQKPADSESHCIPVPSCMLRFCYRPSFSSIL